From Nocardioides faecalis:
CCCCGGTGAAGCCGCCCGGGCGTCCGGCGACCTCGGTGAACAGCGCCTCGACCGAGGCCTCGTCCGTCACGTCGACGCCGACGTCGACCCCTGCGCCCGGGGAGACCGCGGCGCCGGGCAGGTCGGCGACGACGACCTCGTGGCCGGCCGCGCGCAGGACCGAGGCGGTGGCCGCCCCGATCCCGGACGCGCCGCCGATGATCACTGTGATGGGACCGGTCATGGGGGTCGGCTCCAGTCTGACGCTCGTCGGCGTCCGTTGACAGGTGTCAGGTACGGACCTAACGTGATGGCGGTCACATGTCGTTGTCAAGGTCCCGGGTGGGGCCCACGAGGAGCAGTCATGATCAAGCCCGGCACGTCCACGACCGTCGCGGTGATCGGTGCCGGGATCAGCGGCCTGACGATGAGCAAGATGCTCGACGACTACGGCCTGGACTTCGTGACCTTCGAGGCCTCCGACCGGGTCGGCGGCAACTGGGCCTTCGAGAACCCCAACGGGCACAGCAGCGCCTACCGCTCGCTGCACATCGACACCTCGAAGCACCAGCTGTCCTTCAAGGACTACCCGATGCCCGAGGAGTTCCCGGACTTCCCGCACCACACCCAGGTCAAGGCCTACCTCGACGACTACGCCGACACCTTCGACATCCGCCGCCGCATCGAGTTCCGCAACCGGGTGCTGCACGCGCGCCGGGTGCCCGTCGCCGACGGCGGCGGCTGGGAGCTGGACACCGAGCGCACCGGCACCCGCCGCTTCGACGTGCTCCTCGTGGCCAACGGGCACCACTGGGACCCCCGCTTCGCCGACAAGCCGGGCGAGTTCACCGGCACCACGATGCACTCCCACGCCTACGTCGACCCGCGCACGCCGTACGACCTCTCGGACAAGCGGATCCTGATCATCGGGCTCGGCAACAGTGCCGCCGACATCGCGGTGGAGCTGTCCAGCAAGACGCTGGGGAACGAGGTGGTCATCTCCACCCGCTCGAGCGCCTGGATCGTGCCGAAGTACTTCGCGGGCAAGCCGGCCGACAAGTACTACCGGACCTCGCCGTACCTGCCGGTGGCCTGGCAGCGGAAGTTCGTGCAGGTGATGCAGCCGATGACGGCCGGGCGCCCGGAGGACTACGGCCTGCCGACGCCCAACCACAAGTTCTTCGAGGCCCACCCGACCCAGTCCGTCGAGCTGCCGCTGCGCCTGGGCTCCGGCGACCTGCGGGCCAAGGGCGACATCGAGCGGTTCGACGGGCCCCGCGTGCACTTCGCCGACGGCACGGTCGAGGAGTTCGACGTGGTCATCCACGCCACCGGCTACAACATCACCTTCCCGTTCTTCGACCCCGAGCTCATCAGCGCGCCGGACAACGAGATCCGCCTCTTCAAGCGGATCTTCAAGCCTGGGATCGACGACCTGGCGTTCGTCGGGTTCGCGCAGGCCACGCCCACGCTCTTCCCGTTCGTGGAGTGCCAGACCCGGTTGGTCGCGGCCTGGCTGGCCGGGCGCTACCTGCCGCCGGACGTGGCGGAGATGGAGCGCGTCATCGACGCCGACCAGCACCGCTACACCGCGCACATGGTGCAGCGCCCTCGCCACACCCAGCAGCTCGACTACTTCCTCTACGAGCACGACCTGCGGGTCAAGGAGATCCCCGCGGGAGCGACCCGGGCCGAGCGGGCCGGGCGTGCACAGCCGGCCCTGTCGTGAGCGAGGAGCGCGCCTGGGCGCGGCTGGTCGACCGGCGCAGCGTCAACCGCGGCGACCTGCGCCGCGCCGCCCTGCTGCACGCCCTCGACGAGCTGCTGCGCACGCAGACCCTGGAGCAGGTCAACGTCGCGGAGATCTCGCGGCGCGCCGGGGTGACCCGCTCGGCGTTCTACTTCTACTTCGAGTCCAAGGCCGCCGCGGTGCTCGCCCTGATGGCCGAGCTGTACGACGACGCCTCGGACGCCACCGACCTGCTGGTCAAGGCCGAGGGTGACCCGCGCACCCGGATCCGCAGCGTCATCACCACGTTGTTCGACGCCGTGGACCGCACGCCGCACGCCTACCGCGCCCTGCTGCAGGCGCGGGCGAGCAGCCCCGGCGTGCACGAGCTGTGGGACGCCGGCCGAGCCGAGTTCGCCGCGATGGTCGCGGACATGATCGACCGCGAGCGGGCCGGGGCCCGCGCCGTGCCCGGCCCCGCGGCGTCCGCGCTCGCGGCCGTGCTGCTCGACCTCAACGACCACGCCCTCGAGCGGCACGCCCTCGGGGCGGGCCCGCCGCGCGAGGCGCACATCGACGCCATGACCCACATCTGGATGCAGAGCATCTACGCCACCGACGGGAGCACCGCATGAACGCAGCGAGCACGACGTCCGAGACCTTCCACTTCACGTCCGCAGGAGTGCGCTGCGCGGCCACGCACGTCGCCCCGGCCGGTGCGACCGGTGCGAGCGAGGGTCCCGGCGGCCGGCGCGTGCTGCGCCCGGTCGTCGTGCTCGCCCACGGTCTCGCGGGCACGCAGGACGCCGGGATGATGCCCTTCGCCGAGGCGTTCGCCGCGGCAGGGCTGCACGCGGTCACCTTCGACTACCGCGGCTTCGGCGCCAGCGAGGGCAGTCCGCGCCAGAGCGTCTCCCTGGCCGGGCAGATCGCCGACCTGCACGCCGTGATCGAGGCCGCCAAGCGCCGCGACGGCGTGGACCCCGAGCAGGTGGTGCTGTGGGGCATCTCGCTCGGTGGCGGCCACGTCGTCTCCGTCGCGGCCGAGCGTGACGACGTCGCGGCGGTGATCTCCGCCGTGCCGCTGGTCGACGGCCTGGCCGCGGCGGCCCTGGCCGCGCGCGAGCACACGCCGGCGCAGCTGCTCGCCTCCACCGGCCGCGGCGTGCTCAGCGCCGTACGACGTCGCGCGGGCCGGGGGCCGGCGATGATCCCGGTGGTGGCGCGCCCCGGTGAGGTGGGCGCGCTGACCCAGCCCGGCGCACTGGAGGACTACCTGGCGATCGCCGGACCGACGTGGCGCAACGAGGTGGCCGCCGACGTGGTGATGGAGCTGGGCACCCGGGCGCCGGCGAAGGCGGCGCACTCGCTGCGGGTGCCGTGGCTGGTGCAGGTGGCCGACTTCGACCGCAGCGCCCCACCGCACGCGGCGATGAAGGCGGCGGGCGCGGGGCGGGCCGAGGTCCGGCACTACCCGGGCGGCCACTTCGACCTGTTCGCGGGCAAGCCGTGTCACGAGCGGGCGGTCGCGCACGCCGTGCTGTTCCTGCGCCGCCACCTCGACGTGCCGGCTCCGGTCGAGCCGGGGGAGCCGGCCGAGGTGGCCGAGGTGGCCGAGGTGGCCGAGGGCTCCGGGCCGGCCGGCGCGACCGGCCCGGAGCAGGTCGGCTACGCGACCCGGTAGGCCTCGATGTTGCGGCCGAGCTCGTCGAAGACGCCCTGGTTGAGGGCGAAGACGTCCTTGACCTCGGCGACGACGCGGGCGGTCTCCTCGGGGGTCAGCTCGATGCTGTCGAGGTTGGCCCGGTAGGTGTCCTTGTAGACCTTCGGCTTCTCGATGGCCTCGAAGGTGTAGAACGCCACGCCCTCGCCGTCGGCGAGGCCGAAGGTGCGCTGCAGGACGCGGCCGATGGCCTGGCCGCCCGACAGGTCGCCGAGGTAGCGGGTGTAGTGGTGGGCGAGCAGCAGGCCGCCCCAGGCGCCGGCCGCCTTGATCCGCTCCACGTAGGCGGTGACGGCGGGGGAGTCGATGCTCTCCGGGTCCACGCCGGGCGCCCAGTGCGCGAGGTCGGCGTCGATCGCCGCGACCCGGTCCAGCGCCGGGTCGTGCACGGCGGCGACGATCGGGTCGCCTGCGTGGGCGCGCAGGGTCTCCTCGAGGGCGCCGTACACCCGGCGCAGCCGGAGCAGGAGGTCCGCGTAGCCGGCGGCGACGAGCTTGCCGTCGAGCAGCTCGGACATGTACGTCGAGCCCTCCGCGGCCTGGTGCTCCGACATGGAGCCCTCGCGCATGGCGCGCGAGAGCGGGACGACGTCGGTGGCGGCGTTCGGGGCAAGTGTGGTCACGGGGACTCCTGCGGCTGGAGGGGGTGGGGCCCGAGAGATGTTGACACATTGTCAGCAAGTTTGTGACAACCTGTCAAGAAGAAGCCGAGGATAGGCTTGCCTAAGTAGATCTGTGCTACGTTGCCGCTGCCGGTCTCGGGGCCCGGCGCACACCTCTGGCGACACGCCTGGTTCGGCGTGAGCCCTGTCCACACAGGAGCGAGTCACCCATGCCCTTCCTCCCGGCCCGCAGGACGCGCGTGCTCCCCGCGGTCGTCGCCCTCCTGGTCCTCGCGCTGGCGGGGTGCGGCCTGTCGTCGCCGGCCGGGTCGGCGAAGGACGAGCGGCCCTCCGGTGCCGCCGCACCCGACCTCGCCGACGTGAAGCCGCTGGCGGACCCCCGGGCGTGGACCGGAGCCTCGAGCGCCGTCGTCGGCGACACCGAGGTCGACCCCGTCGCGGACCCCACTCCCGAGCTGCCCGTCACCGTCACCGACAACCAGGGCACGAAGGTCACCGTCCGGGACGCCAGCCGGATCCTGGCCCTCGACGTCTACGGCACCCTGGCCCGCACCGTGTTCGAGCTCGGCCTCGGCAAGAACGTCGTCGGCCGGGACACCACCACGCGGTTCGCCGAGGCGGACGACCTCCCGCTGGTCACCCAGAACGGGCACGACCTGTCCGCTGAGTCGATCCTCGAGCTCGACCCGACCGTGATCCTCACCGACACCTCGCTCGGCCCCTGGGACGTGATCCTGCAGATGCGCGAGATCGGCATCCCCGTCGTGGTCCTCGACTCGCGCCGCGGGCTGCGCAACGTCGACGCCCTGATCACCGACGTCGCGCAGGCGCTCGGCGTGCCGAAGGCCGGGAAGGCGTTGGCGAAGCGGACCGCCGACGAGGTCGAGAAGGTGCGTGCGGTCCTCGAGCGGGTCGCCCCCGACAAGGTGAGCGACCAGCTGCGCGCCGTCTTCCTCTACGTGCGCGGCCAGGCCGGCGTCTACTACATGTTCGGCGCGGACTCCGGCGCCGAGGGGCTGATCGACGCCCTCGGGCTGTACGACGTCGCCGAGGAGATCGACTGGAACGGCATGAAGCCGGTCACCGACGAGGCGATCATCGCCGCCCAGCCCGACGTGGTGCTGATGATGACCGGCGGCCTGGACTCCGCCGGCGGGGTGAAGGGCCTGCTCGAACGCCTGCCCGCCCTGGCCAACACCCCGGCCGGCGAGCGCGAGCGCTTCGTGGACATGGAGGACTCCCAGATCCTCGGCTTCGGCCCGCTGACCGCCGACGTGCTCAACGCCCTCGGCGTCGCCGTCTACGCACCGGACGCGCTGTCATGACCGTGGCTCCGTCCAACCCGGCTCCCGGCCCCGCCGCTCCCGGTCCCGCGCGACCCGGCCGCGGTGCGCCGCGGCGTGCCGGGGCCCCGGCGCAGGCGGGATGGCGCGGCAGCCTGGGAAACCGCGTCGGCCTGATCGGTGTGCTCACCGTCGGCCTCGTGGTGGCGCTGGTGCTGGGTGCCGGGCAGGGACAGATGCAGATCCCCGCCTCCGAGGTGCTCGGCTCGATCCTGCACCGCCTCGGCCTCGACATCGGTCCGCTGCCCAGCCACCCCCGTGGCGAGGGCACCCTGTGGGAGGTCCGCTTCCCGCGGGTCGTGCTCGCCGCCCTCGTCGGAGCCTGCCTGGCCACCGCCGGCGCGGTGATGCAGGGCGTGTTCGGCAACCCGCTCGCCGAGCCCGGCGTGGTCGGTGTCGCCTCCGGCGCCTCGGTCGCTGCCGGCGCGGTCATCGTCTTCCAGATCTCCTTCCTCGGCTCCTGGACCATCGCCTTCGCGGCGTTCCTCGGCGGCCTCGTCGCCACCACGCTGGTGTACCTGCTGTCGCGGGCCGGCGGCCGGACCGAGGTCGTCACCCTCGTGCTCACCGGCGTCGCGATGAACGCGATGACCAGCGCCGCGCTGGCGTTCCTGATGTTCCTCGGCGACCAGCAGGCCCGCGAGGAGATCGTGTTCTGGACGCTGGGCAGTCTCAACGGCACCCGCTGGGAGGCCGTGACCGTGGTCGCGCCGCTCGCCGTCGTCGGGATCGTCGCCGCGCTGCTGCTGGCCCGCCCGCTCGACCTGCTGTCCCTGGGCGATCGCGCCGCCTTCCACGTCGGTATCGACGTCGAGCGGCTGCGGATGGTCGCCATCGTCGTGGTCGCCGTGCTCACCGCCGCCGCCGTCGCCTTCGCCGGCACGATCGCCTTCGTCGGTCTGGTCGTGCCGCACCTGATCCGGATGATCGCCGGGCCCGGCCACCGGTTGCTCATCCCGGCCAGCGCCCTGGGCGGCGCCGTGCTGCTCACCTTCGCCGACCTGTGGGCCCGCACCGCCATCGACAACGCCGACCTGCCGATCGGGATGCTCACCGCGCTCGTCGGCGGACCGTTCTTCTTCTGGCTCATCCGCCGCTCGCGGCGCACCGCGGGAGGCTGGGCATGAGCGCGCCGGACAGCTCGTCCTCGCTCGCCCTCGCCGCCCACGGCATCGAGGTCGAGCTCGGCGGCGCGCAGGTGCTGCGCGGCGTCGACCTGAAGGTCGCCCCCGGCGAGCTCGTCGCGCTGGTCGGCCCCAACGGCGCCGGCAAGTCGACGCTGCTCTCGGTGCTCTCCGGCGACGTGTCGCCGAGCGCGGGCACGATCGAGCTCGCGGGACGGCCCCTGGCGTCGTACTCCGCGCGGGCGGCGGCGCGCCAGCGCGCCGTGCAGCTGCAGCACCAGGGCCTGGCGTTCGGCTTCCGGGTGCTCGACGTCGTGATGATGGGCCGCAGCCCCTGGTACCGCACCCCGCGCGCGGCCGCCGACGAGGACGTCGTGTGGGCCGCGATGCGCCGCACCGAGGTCGACGTCTTCGCCGAGCGGGCCTTCCCGACGCTCTCGGGCGGGGAGCAGGCGCGTACGTCGTTCGCCCGCGCCCTCGCGCAGGAGACGCCGGTGCTGCTGCTCGACGAGCCCACCGCGGCCATGGACATCCGCCACCAGGAGGCCGTGCTGAGCGTGGCCCGGTCACTGGCCAACGAGGGCACCGCGGTGGTGGTCGTGCTGCACGACCTGTCGCTGGCCGCGGCCTACGCCGACCGCATCTGCGTGCTCAGCGCGGGCACGGTCCGCGCCGACGGCGCGCCCGCCGAGGTGTTCACGGCCGAGCTGCTCAGCGACGTCTACCAGCACCCGGTGCAGGTGCTGATGCACGAGGGCACGCCGGTGGTGGTGCCGGTCCGCGGCGCGCTGGCGAAGGCGGCGCCTGAGGTCATGGAAGGAGTCCTGGGATGAACCGGATCATGCGAGCCCGCCGCGTTCGGGTCCGAGGTGGGCGAGGCCGCCGCGGCCTGGTCGCCCTGGCGACCGGGCTCGTCCTGGCCGCCGTGCCGGCGCTGGCCGGCCCCCTGCCGGCCGCCCAGGCCGCGGCGCGGGTGAGCATCGCCAACGACCAGGGCAGCGCCGCGATCGACCCGACCTACAGCACCCGGCTGAAGGTCACCGGCCGCGGCTTCCAGTCGATCCGCAGCGGCCACGGCGGCATCTACGTCTTCTTCGGCACCGTCTCTGGCCAGTGGCGCCCCAGCAAGGGCGGCTCCACCGGCGAGAACTACTTCTACGTGCCCGACAACGAGTCCAAGGACAACGCCGGGCACCAGAGCTACGTCGCGTTCCCGGGCTCCGACACCGCGGCGTCGGCCAACGGCGGCGTCGTGTCCGCCGACGGCCGCTGGTCGGCCACCGTCACCGTGCCCGGCGCCACGTTCAAGGCCGTGGACCGCAAGGGACGGGTGCGCACCGTCGACTGCCGCAAGGTCACCTGCGGGATCATCACCGTCGGTGCCCACGGCGTCGCCAACTCCGCCAACGAGACCTTCACCCCCGTCGCGGTCAAGGACCTGTACGGCGGCAAGCAGCCCCCCGGCGGAGGCTCCACCGCGCCGAGCGCCACGGCGACGCAGGACTCGGGCACGGCCACCGCGCAGCCCGATGCCGGCGACGCCACCGGCGACGGTGCGTCCCCGGACGCCACCGGCGAGGTGCCCGCCGCCGGCAAGCCCGTGCTGAGCGTCGACCGCACCTCGGCGGTCGCCGGCCGCGTGCTCTCCTTCACCGCCCGCGGGTTGCCGGCGGGGGCACAGGTCTCCGCCGTGCTCGACGACGGCGTGGCCGCCGCCGGGCCGTTCCTGGTCAGCGCCCAGGGCCAGGTCACCGGTGTGCTCACCCTGCCCCTGGACCTCGGCAGCGGCACCCACGAGCTGCGGCTCTTCGGCCTCGCCGGCGAGGACGCGCCCCTGGTGCGCTTCGCCGTCGCCCCGGCCGACGACACCACGCCGGTCGCGGCGCAGACCGAAGCCGCGGAGGAGACCGACGTCGACGGGCTCGGCATCTGGTTCTTCCTGGCCGCCGGGCTGATCCTGCTCGCCGCGGTGCTGCGGCTGGTCCTGCTCGCCCGCCGCCCGAAGGCCGCCGATGCTGCCTAGTCCGCGTCGCGCGCTCGCCGCCGTCCTCGCCGTCCTGGCGCTGACCGCCTTCGCGGTCGGCCTGGCCACGATGGGGGCCGGCACGGCCTCGGCGGAGCCGGCGGCGCCGGAGTCCACCGGCGCCCCGACCGACCCGCCGACCGACCCGCCGACCGACGGGCCGACCGACGGGCCGAGCGACACCCCGAGCGACACCCCGAGCGACACCCCGACCGACACCCCGACCGACACCCCGACCGACACCCCGACCGCCACCCCGAGCGACCCTGCAGGGGAGGGGGCCGAGAAGGTCGACAGCGCCGTGCTGCGCTGGGGCCTGAACATCGAGTCCAACACGGCGGCGTACAACCCCGGCACCTACAACTTCCCCGTCGCCGGCCGGATCCCGAACCCGGGCAGGGGCGGGGTGCAGCTCCCGGCAGCGCAGTGGCGGCAGAAGGTCGGCGACGTCGCGGTGGAGAAGTGGAACGCCTCCGCGAAGGCGTGGCGACCTGCGACGTGGAAGGGCCTCAGCGAGGACAGCTCCGGCAAGAAGCTCCGCATCGGCACGTCCAGCGAGCACCAGCTGGTCTTCTCCGGCGGCACCGGCACCCTGGACCGCGAGGCGGGCACCGCCCGCATCGCCTGGGACGGCGACGCCACCGTCGTCTACTACTCCGGCATCTCCTTCTTCTACCTCAGCGACCCCGTGCTGACGGTCGCGAACGGACGCGGCACGATCACCGCGACCCTCGGCGGATTCGGCTCGTCGCAGGCAGACATGTCGCAGTGGATCCCGCTGCCGGAGACAGAGGTCACCATGGCGACGCTGTCCGGCGTCAGCCTCACCGGCGACGGGTTCACGGTCAGCCCCGACTTCCGCGGCGTCGCCGTCGAGGTGGCCTCCGGCACCCAGAAGCGCACCGGCGAGGGCTGGGGCGCGTTCCCGCAGAGCTGGGTCAGCTTCATGGAGAAGGTCGGCACCGCGTCGTTCTGGTACACCAGCGGTGGCGCAGCCGACCCCAACAAGGTCCCGCTGCCGCTGACCGTCTCCTTCGCCGCGGACCGCGTGGTCGCGCCCACGCCGGCGCCCCAGAGCCAGGCGCCGGTCGAGGTGGAGAACAGCGCGCCGCCGCCGCCGGTCACCACCACGACCGGAACGGACGCCGGCACCCCGGTGGCATCGGGCGTCCAGCCGTTCGCTGCCGGAGCCCCCGCCGCCGCCGTACCGCCCGTGCTGGGCGCGCCGCTCGCCGCGCCGGAGCTGGTGCTGGACCGCACCGCCGGCCAGGTCCGGCTGCTGCCGACCGCGGCCCCCGCCGACGACGACGTACGACGCAGCTGGACCTGGTGGGGCGGGGGAGCAATCCTGCTCCTCGCCGCCGCCGCGCTGCTCGTGCCGCCCGTGCCCGCACGGCCCTGAACCACTCCTCTCGAAGCGCACCACCCAAGGAAGGGAAGCTCCATGTCCTCACTCACCCCTCGCCGGCGCAGCCGCCTGCGCGCCACCGTCGCGGCGACCGCGGCAGCCGGCGTCACCGCCGCCGGGCTCAGCCTCGTTCCTGGCGCCTTCGTGCCCGCGAACGCCGACGCGGCCAACGCCGAGCTGCGCTGGGAGATCTCGGGCTGGTTCGACAACCACCTGAGCACCCACAGCTACGCCGGAGGCGTCACGGAGGACGGCGACGGCGTGCTCACCTTCGGCGGCGGAGAGCGCTCCGTGGTCGATGGCGTGGAGCAGGTGCAGTACGACGGTGCCGTCACCGGTGCCTTCGAGTTCATGGGCACGAGGCATTACTCGATCACCGTCAAGGACCCCGTCGTCGTGGTCGACGGGAACGACGGCGCGATCAAGGCGACGGTGTCGGCGACGGTCGACCAGGCTCCGGACACCGCGCCGGCGCTCGTGACACTGACCACGTTCGACGTCAGCGCGGCGAGCCGTACCACCGGCGCCGGTCTCGACACGCTGACGGCGACGCCGCGCTGGGCGGACGTCCTGCCCACGGGAACGGCCCCCGCCGAGCTCGAGCTCGCCGCTGACAGGCCGCTCGAGGGCAAGTCGTGGGATGTCTCCCTGCTCAAGCACCTCCCGAGCTCGCTGCGGGCCCACTTCCACAAGACCGGCACCTCGGCGAGCCAGGAGACCAAGGCACCCGCTCAGTTCTCCGCCGAGATCCCGACGGCAGCTCCGGCGCCGGCCGCCCCGAAGGTGCGGGTGGCGACCACGGCGCAGAGCGCCGCGGGCGCGACCGTCAAGGTCGACGGCACCGGGTTCGTGGCACCGGTCACCGGCGCCGCCGGCATCTACGTCGTCGTCGGCAAGGCCGGCGGCCGACCGCAGGGCCAGTCCGCTGCTGAGGGCATCAAGAACTCCGTGGCCGCTGCCTGGCTGGCGAACACCCCCACCCCGGGTGCCACCGGCGTCCTGAAGGACGGTGCGTTCTCGCTCTCCCTGAACCTTCCCGCCGCCAAGCTCGCGAAGGGACAGGCCTACTCCGTCTACACCTTCCAGGCACACCTGGTCGCCGACGCCAGCTACGACACCGAGACCCGCGTCGTGCTCGACGGGAGCAAGATCTTCCCGGTCAAGCCCGCCGCGACGACCGCGAAGATCAAGGTCTCCAAGGTCCCGACGACCAAGAAGAAGGGCAAGGTCGTCATCACCGTCACGGGCGGCGCCAAGAAGGCCTCCGGCAAGGTGAAGGTCACCTACAACGGCGGCAAGCTCAAGGGCAAGAAGGTCAAGGTCTCCAAGACCGTGCGCCTGGGCGCCAACGGCACGGTCTCGGTGACCCTGCCGAAGTCCGCCAAGGGCAAGCGCACCGTCAAGGTCAAGTACCTCGGCACCAACACGCACAAGGCCACCAAGACGGTCTCGAAGAAGATCAACGTCAAGAAGTGACGCCGCCGGCCGGTCCCCGCAGCGCGCGGGGGCCGGCTCAGGTGTGACTCAGTCGCCCGAGCCCTCGGCGCCGACCGCCCGCAGCACGAAGTCCTCGATCGCTGCGACGGGAAGGTGCCGGGGGCTCAGGCATGCGTGGACCAGCGACAGCGTGGCGTCGAGGTCGTCGAAGGAGAACTCCCCGCACTCCCGGCCCCGCTGAAGGATCCCGCGCAGCACGCCCTCGACCTCGACCACGTGGTCGCGGATCTCCAGGCGTGCGGTCGGCGACAGGAAGCCGTACAGCGCCGGGCCGAAGCCCATGTGGAACTTCTCGCCGGCGGCGAGGTGGTGGCGCACGTAGATGCGCAGCTGCTGTGCCGGGTCGTCGGATTCGGTGAGCGCGGCCTGCAGCTCGGTGGTGTAGGCCTGCGTCTCGTGCGTGGCGAAGGCGACCAGCACCGCCTCCTTGTCGCTGAAGTGGTGGTAGATCGCCGTACGCCCGATGCCGGCGCGCTCGGCCAGACCGCGCATCGTCACCGCGTCGAAGCTGCTCTCGCCCATCAGCTCCGCGAACGCCTCGAAGATGCGACGCCGCAACTGCTCGCGATGAGCGCTCAGCGTCTCTCCCTCGATACGTGGCACGTAGCGAACCCTAGCGCCGCGTCGGCTCGGCCGTTGGGGGCCGCTGGGTCGGCTGGGTCGGCTGGGGCGGTTCGGTCGGCTGCAGTCGTTCCGGCACCCGCTCGGGGTCGATGCGGCGCACCTCGTCGTCGGCAGGGACCCCGCACGCCGCGGCGCCGAGGGCGACGAGCAGGGCGAGGGTGCCCGCCCGGGTCCGCACCCGCCGCCTCACTCGGGCTCCTGGGTCTCGCTCAGGGGCAGGGTGAGGACGAAGTCCGCGCCCCGGGGATGGTGGTCGACGTAGCGCACCGAGCCGCCGTGGGCGAGGGCGGTGCCCTCCACGATGCT
This genomic window contains:
- a CDS encoding flavin-containing monooxygenase; the encoded protein is MIKPGTSTTVAVIGAGISGLTMSKMLDDYGLDFVTFEASDRVGGNWAFENPNGHSSAYRSLHIDTSKHQLSFKDYPMPEEFPDFPHHTQVKAYLDDYADTFDIRRRIEFRNRVLHARRVPVADGGGWELDTERTGTRRFDVLLVANGHHWDPRFADKPGEFTGTTMHSHAYVDPRTPYDLSDKRILIIGLGNSAADIAVELSSKTLGNEVVISTRSSAWIVPKYFAGKPADKYYRTSPYLPVAWQRKFVQVMQPMTAGRPEDYGLPTPNHKFFEAHPTQSVELPLRLGSGDLRAKGDIERFDGPRVHFADGTVEEFDVVIHATGYNITFPFFDPELISAPDNEIRLFKRIFKPGIDDLAFVGFAQATPTLFPFVECQTRLVAAWLAGRYLPPDVAEMERVIDADQHRYTAHMVQRPRHTQQLDYFLYEHDLRVKEIPAGATRAERAGRAQPALS
- a CDS encoding TetR/AcrR family transcriptional regulator, with the protein product MSEERAWARLVDRRSVNRGDLRRAALLHALDELLRTQTLEQVNVAEISRRAGVTRSAFYFYFESKAAAVLALMAELYDDASDATDLLVKAEGDPRTRIRSVITTLFDAVDRTPHAYRALLQARASSPGVHELWDAGRAEFAAMVADMIDRERAGARAVPGPAASALAAVLLDLNDHALERHALGAGPPREAHIDAMTHIWMQSIYATDGSTA
- a CDS encoding alpha/beta hydrolase, whose protein sequence is MNAASTTSETFHFTSAGVRCAATHVAPAGATGASEGPGGRRVLRPVVVLAHGLAGTQDAGMMPFAEAFAAAGLHAVTFDYRGFGASEGSPRQSVSLAGQIADLHAVIEAAKRRDGVDPEQVVLWGISLGGGHVVSVAAERDDVAAVISAVPLVDGLAAAALAAREHTPAQLLASTGRGVLSAVRRRAGRGPAMIPVVARPGEVGALTQPGALEDYLAIAGPTWRNEVAADVVMELGTRAPAKAAHSLRVPWLVQVADFDRSAPPHAAMKAAGAGRAEVRHYPGGHFDLFAGKPCHERAVAHAVLFLRRHLDVPAPVEPGEPAEVAEVAEVAEGSGPAGATGPEQVGYATR
- a CDS encoding heme oxygenase (biliverdin-producing) codes for the protein MTTLAPNAATDVVPLSRAMREGSMSEHQAAEGSTYMSELLDGKLVAAGYADLLLRLRRVYGALEETLRAHAGDPIVAAVHDPALDRVAAIDADLAHWAPGVDPESIDSPAVTAYVERIKAAGAWGGLLLAHHYTRYLGDLSGGQAIGRVLQRTFGLADGEGVAFYTFEAIEKPKVYKDTYRANLDSIELTPEETARVVAEVKDVFALNQGVFDELGRNIEAYRVA
- a CDS encoding heme/hemin ABC transporter substrate-binding protein yields the protein MPFLPARRTRVLPAVVALLVLALAGCGLSSPAGSAKDERPSGAAAPDLADVKPLADPRAWTGASSAVVGDTEVDPVADPTPELPVTVTDNQGTKVTVRDASRILALDVYGTLARTVFELGLGKNVVGRDTTTRFAEADDLPLVTQNGHDLSAESILELDPTVILTDTSLGPWDVILQMREIGIPVVVLDSRRGLRNVDALITDVAQALGVPKAGKALAKRTADEVEKVRAVLERVAPDKVSDQLRAVFLYVRGQAGVYYMFGADSGAEGLIDALGLYDVAEEIDWNGMKPVTDEAIIAAQPDVVLMMTGGLDSAGGVKGLLERLPALANTPAGERERFVDMEDSQILGFGPLTADVLNALGVAVYAPDALS
- a CDS encoding FecCD family ABC transporter permease — protein: MTVAPSNPAPGPAAPGPARPGRGAPRRAGAPAQAGWRGSLGNRVGLIGVLTVGLVVALVLGAGQGQMQIPASEVLGSILHRLGLDIGPLPSHPRGEGTLWEVRFPRVVLAALVGACLATAGAVMQGVFGNPLAEPGVVGVASGASVAAGAVIVFQISFLGSWTIAFAAFLGGLVATTLVYLLSRAGGRTEVVTLVLTGVAMNAMTSAALAFLMFLGDQQAREEIVFWTLGSLNGTRWEAVTVVAPLAVVGIVAALLLARPLDLLSLGDRAAFHVGIDVERLRMVAIVVVAVLTAAAVAFAGTIAFVGLVVPHLIRMIAGPGHRLLIPASALGGAVLLTFADLWARTAIDNADLPIGMLTALVGGPFFFWLIRRSRRTAGGWA
- a CDS encoding heme ABC transporter ATP-binding protein; translated protein: MSAPDSSSSLALAAHGIEVELGGAQVLRGVDLKVAPGELVALVGPNGAGKSTLLSVLSGDVSPSAGTIELAGRPLASYSARAAARQRAVQLQHQGLAFGFRVLDVVMMGRSPWYRTPRAAADEDVVWAAMRRTEVDVFAERAFPTLSGGEQARTSFARALAQETPVLLLDEPTAAMDIRHQEAVLSVARSLANEGTAVVVVLHDLSLAAAYADRICVLSAGTVRADGAPAEVFTAELLSDVYQHPVQVLMHEGTPVVVPVRGALAKAAPEVMEGVLG
- a CDS encoding HtaA domain-containing protein, translated to MSSLTPRRRSRLRATVAATAAAGVTAAGLSLVPGAFVPANADAANAELRWEISGWFDNHLSTHSYAGGVTEDGDGVLTFGGGERSVVDGVEQVQYDGAVTGAFEFMGTRHYSITVKDPVVVVDGNDGAIKATVSATVDQAPDTAPALVTLTTFDVSAASRTTGAGLDTLTATPRWADVLPTGTAPAELELAADRPLEGKSWDVSLLKHLPSSLRAHFHKTGTSASQETKAPAQFSAEIPTAAPAPAAPKVRVATTAQSAAGATVKVDGTGFVAPVTGAAGIYVVVGKAGGRPQGQSAAEGIKNSVAAAWLANTPTPGATGVLKDGAFSLSLNLPAAKLAKGQAYSVYTFQAHLVADASYDTETRVVLDGSKIFPVKPAATTAKIKVSKVPTTKKKGKVVITVTGGAKKASGKVKVTYNGGKLKGKKVKVSKTVRLGANGTVSVTLPKSAKGKRTVKVKYLGTNTHKATKTVSKKINVKK
- a CDS encoding TetR/AcrR family transcriptional regulator gives rise to the protein MPRIEGETLSAHREQLRRRIFEAFAELMGESSFDAVTMRGLAERAGIGRTAIYHHFSDKEAVLVAFATHETQAYTTELQAALTESDDPAQQLRIYVRHHLAAGEKFHMGFGPALYGFLSPTARLEIRDHVVEVEGVLRGILQRGRECGEFSFDDLDATLSLVHACLSPRHLPVAAIEDFVLRAVGAEGSGD